In the genome of Rhodoferax fermentans, one region contains:
- a CDS encoding Rne/Rng family ribonuclease translates to MKRMLINATQAEERRLAVVDGQKLLDYEIEIEGREQRKGNIYKAVVTRVEPSLEACFVDYGEERHGFLPFKEISKQYFQANVSVSQARIQDVIREGQELLIQVEKEERGNKGAALTTFVSLAGRYVVLMPNNPRGGGVSRRIEGEDRAELKEALDQLEYPNGMSIIARTAGIGRSAPELQWDLNYLLKLWSAIDGAAKGGKGAFLIYQESSLVIRAIRDYFNNDIGDILIDTDDVYEQAQQFMAHVMPEHAARVKRYRDDAPLFSRFQIEHQIETAYARTVTLPSGGAIVIDHTEALVSVDVNSARAIKGGDIEETATRTNLEAADEVARQARLRDLGGLIVIDFIDMEESRNRREVENRLRDALRQDRARVQFASISKFGLMEMSRQRLRPALSEGASIPCPRCGGSGHIRDTESSALQILRIIQEESLKDNTASVLCQVPVEVASFLLNEKRGEIAKIELKQRINVLMVPNKSMETPNYKLERLKHDDPRLDNITASYSMAEEVEDATAVTRRAQEPTNRQTPVIKGVLPDAPAPVAPPKPAPVSPAPAAAQQPPKAPVAAPVVAEKGFFGWLKNLFAPAPVASPAPKAAPAPANDKTDGRGPQAGGRSGRDGNRRNEARGDRPEGGRGPRGEGRNGRAGAEGRSEARPEGRADGRQDNRGNRNERGNRTERGERPERGERNERGPRNERPDSQVNALAPEAGRLDTNAQVSTEGGEASRNEPRQERNGRNQRGDRRPPRGPRTEADGRPTTDLAEASSSPVTADNETNADDNQPAVDQADRGESAPREKRSRDRYGRERKPRGERTERPAADNVEGSEAPNARPVNAESETELQDTPRKSYFSTPAVTSAPAVATAAPVAAEPVAVAAVAEVQPPVAAVAPAPVAAPAPVLPTPVAAAPVPAPSAAASTGMPKVVPYSLPLEELAQLAQNSGLNWVSSDAEKVAAAQAAIAAQPEPVRVVRERPAPVVMDERPLVLVETRRDLRNTTLPFEQSEVR, encoded by the coding sequence ATGAAACGGATGCTGATCAACGCCACCCAGGCGGAGGAACGCCGCCTGGCGGTGGTGGACGGGCAAAAACTGCTCGACTACGAGATCGAGATTGAAGGACGCGAACAACGCAAGGGCAACATCTACAAAGCCGTGGTGACCCGCGTCGAGCCCTCCCTCGAAGCTTGTTTTGTTGACTACGGCGAAGAACGCCACGGCTTCTTGCCGTTCAAGGAAATCTCCAAACAGTATTTCCAGGCCAACGTCTCGGTCAGCCAGGCGCGCATCCAGGACGTGATCCGCGAAGGCCAGGAACTGCTGATCCAGGTCGAAAAAGAAGAACGTGGCAACAAGGGGGCGGCACTCACCACTTTTGTGTCACTCGCTGGTCGTTATGTGGTGCTGATGCCCAACAACCCTCGTGGGGGTGGTGTGAGCCGCCGCATCGAGGGTGAAGACCGCGCTGAACTCAAAGAAGCGCTGGACCAGCTCGAATACCCCAACGGCATGAGCATCATTGCCCGCACCGCCGGCATCGGCCGCAGTGCGCCTGAGTTGCAATGGGACTTGAACTACCTGCTCAAGCTCTGGAGCGCGATTGACGGCGCTGCCAAGGGTGGCAAGGGCGCCTTCCTGATCTACCAGGAATCGTCTCTGGTGATCCGCGCGATCCGCGACTACTTCAACAACGACATCGGCGACATCCTGATCGACACCGATGACGTGTACGAACAGGCCCAGCAGTTCATGGCGCATGTGATGCCGGAACACGCAGCCCGCGTCAAACGTTACCGTGACGACGCCCCGCTGTTCAGCCGTTTCCAGATCGAACACCAGATCGAAACCGCCTACGCCCGCACCGTGACCCTGCCGTCCGGCGGCGCCATCGTGATCGACCACACCGAAGCATTGGTGTCGGTGGACGTCAACTCGGCACGCGCCATCAAGGGTGGCGACATCGAAGAAACCGCGACCCGCACCAACCTGGAAGCCGCCGACGAAGTGGCGCGCCAGGCCCGTCTGCGTGACTTGGGCGGCCTGATCGTGATCGACTTCATCGACATGGAAGAAAGCCGCAACCGCCGCGAGGTCGAAAACCGCCTGCGCGACGCGCTGCGCCAAGACCGCGCACGGGTGCAGTTTGCCTCCATCAGCAAATTTGGCCTGATGGAAATGAGCCGCCAGCGCCTGCGCCCGGCCCTCAGCGAAGGTGCATCGATTCCCTGCCCGCGCTGCGGTGGCTCCGGCCACATCCGCGACACCGAAAGCTCGGCACTGCAGATTTTGCGCATCATCCAGGAAGAGTCTTTGAAGGACAACACCGCATCGGTGCTGTGCCAAGTGCCGGTCGAAGTGGCCTCGTTCCTGCTGAACGAAAAACGCGGCGAAATCGCCAAGATCGAACTCAAACAGCGCATCAACGTGCTGATGGTGCCCAACAAGTCGATGGAAACGCCCAACTACAAGTTGGAACGCCTGAAACACGACGACCCGCGCCTGGACAACATCACCGCCAGCTACTCGATGGCCGAAGAGGTTGAAGATGCCACTGCGGTGACACGCCGCGCCCAGGAACCCACCAACCGGCAAACCCCGGTCATCAAAGGTGTGTTGCCCGATGCTCCGGCACCGGTGGCACCGCCCAAACCGGCACCGGTCAGCCCAGCACCTGCTGCGGCGCAACAGCCCCCCAAAGCGCCGGTCGCCGCACCGGTCGTGGCCGAAAAAGGCTTTTTTGGCTGGCTCAAGAACCTGTTTGCCCCGGCACCGGTCGCCAGCCCTGCACCCAAGGCAGCGCCAGCCCCTGCCAACGACAAAACAGACGGACGCGGTCCACAAGCCGGTGGCCGCTCGGGCCGCGACGGCAACCGCCGCAACGAAGCCCGGGGTGATCGCCCCGAAGGTGGACGCGGTCCGCGCGGTGAGGGTCGTAACGGCCGCGCCGGCGCAGAAGGTCGTTCCGAAGCTCGCCCGGAAGGCCGTGCCGATGGCCGCCAAGACAACCGTGGTAACCGCAATGAGCGCGGCAACCGGACCGAGCGCGGTGAACGCCCAGAACGGGGTGAGCGCAACGAGCGCGGCCCACGCAATGAGCGCCCGGACAGCCAGGTCAACGCCCTAGCCCCCGAGGCTGGCCGTTTGGACACCAATGCCCAGGTGAGCACCGAAGGCGGTGAGGCCAGCCGCAACGAGCCCCGCCAGGAGCGCAACGGCCGCAACCAGCGCGGTGACCGCCGTCCACCGCGTGGCCCACGCACCGAAGCCGACGGTCGGCCAACGACCGACCTGGCAGAAGCCAGCAGCAGCCCGGTGACGGCTGACAACGAAACCAACGCTGATGACAACCAGCCTGCGGTGGACCAGGCCGACCGAGGCGAGTCTGCACCCCGGGAAAAACGCTCACGTGACCGCTATGGCCGTGAACGCAAACCACGTGGTGAACGTACCGAACGCCCGGCAGCAGACAACGTCGAGGGCAGCGAGGCGCCCAACGCCCGGCCCGTGAACGCAGAGTCCGAAACCGAGCTGCAAGACACACCCCGCAAGTCGTACTTCAGCACACCTGCCGTGACCAGTGCGCCCGCTGTGGCTACAGCAGCCCCGGTGGCTGCTGAGCCAGTCGCCGTAGCCGCTGTCGCCGAGGTGCAACCACCCGTGGCCGCCGTGGCTCCGGCTCCCGTGGCCGCGCCAGCGCCGGTGTTGCCGACGCCGGTTGCTGCAGCACCCGTGCCAGCGCCCAGCGCTGCTGCGAGTACGGGCATGCCCAAGGTGGTGCCTTACAGCCTGCCATTGGAAGAACTGGCACAGTTGGCGCAAAACAGTGGTTTGAACTGGGTCTCTTCCGACGCCGAGAAAGTGGCTGCCGCCCAGGCCGCCATTGCGGCCCAGCCTGAACCGGTGCGGGTGGTGCGTGAACGTCCAGCCCCTGTGGTGATGGACGAGCGCCCGCTGGTGCTGGTGGAAACCCGGCGTGACCTGCGCAACACGACCCTGCCATTCGAGCAATCAGAAGTGCGCTAA
- a CDS encoding GGDEF domain-containing protein, translated as MSTFIEHIVKLTSHRDRDLLELTLSKALIDLLPLERIVIARVVREEGVSRWLDVARLDAKGGGRVIDPQRVDFQTLMKLEDASDRLRCLETRERVEVAWAGPEGPRITLLPLFSDSRQEDAGVLELHSDAALDADSLALVDALRQIYRNMYSLLEYSDRDPLTGLLNRKSLDDAFYSAVLEDLDGILPPMDSVGEQERRHRVPANYWLGSVSIDNYGLISDKHGYAAMQDVLQQVARVMSSTFRTYDRLYHFGGDSYGVLLHCPDEALVLAAFERLRANVEKTRFPLVGRVTVSSGFTTVRADDSPASALENTARAVDFARRGGGNKACSHLGLVRRGFFGPVPVLTEEAAAA; from the coding sequence ATGAGCACATTCATCGAACACATTGTCAAGCTGACCAGTCACCGTGACCGTGATCTCCTGGAGCTCACGCTGTCCAAAGCGCTGATTGATCTGTTGCCCCTGGAGCGCATCGTCATCGCCCGTGTGGTGCGCGAGGAGGGCGTCAGCCGCTGGCTCGATGTGGCCCGGCTCGACGCCAAAGGGGGTGGCCGTGTGATTGACCCGCAGCGGGTTGATTTCCAGACCTTGATGAAGCTCGAAGACGCCTCTGACCGGCTGCGTTGCCTCGAAACCCGTGAGCGGGTCGAGGTGGCCTGGGCCGGACCGGAAGGTCCGCGTATCACCCTGTTGCCCTTGTTCTCGGACTCACGGCAAGAAGATGCCGGTGTGCTGGAGTTACATTCGGACGCGGCCCTGGACGCAGACAGTCTGGCCCTGGTGGATGCCCTGCGCCAGATTTACCGCAACATGTACAGCCTGCTGGAATACAGTGACCGCGACCCACTGACCGGGCTGCTCAATCGCAAATCGCTGGACGATGCGTTTTACAGTGCGGTTCTCGAAGACCTGGACGGCATCCTGCCGCCCATGGACAGCGTGGGTGAGCAGGAGCGCCGCCACCGCGTGCCTGCCAACTACTGGCTCGGTTCGGTGTCGATCGACAACTATGGCTTGATCAGCGATAAACACGGTTATGCAGCGATGCAGGACGTGCTGCAGCAGGTCGCGCGTGTGATGAGCAGCACCTTCAGGACTTATGACCGTCTCTACCACTTTGGCGGTGACAGTTATGGGGTGTTGTTGCATTGCCCCGATGAGGCCTTGGTGCTGGCGGCGTTTGAGCGGCTGCGTGCCAATGTGGAGAAAACCCGTTTTCCGCTGGTGGGCCGTGTCACCGTGAGCAGTGGCTTCACCACCGTGCGGGCCGATGACTCCCCCGCGAGTGCGCTTGAGAACACCGCGCGGGCAGTGGACTTTGCGCGCCGTGGTGGTGGCAACAAAGCCTGCAGCCATCTCGGGCTGGTGCGGCGTGGTTTTTTTGGGCCTGTGCCTGTCCTGACAGAGGAAGCTGCGGCAGCTTGA
- a CDS encoding heme biosynthesis protein HemY, with protein sequence MRLTLWFLGLFGVAVALALFASTNPGTITVFWPPHRVDVSLNLAILTLLLVFALLHVALKALSALFAMPGQARSWRLRYQERIMHSALLDALSHLVAGRFIRARKAAELVLAREAVMTRSGELWPDAPRLRVMAHLLAAESSQALQDKAAREMHFQQALLQSASAEASGTRDGLQLRALRWSLEERDPAAALDWLAQLPAGVARRTVALRLRLKVARLAGQNDLALETARLLVKHKAFSGSAALSLQRALALEYIQTTQEPEQLAAVWAQLDPLEQNVPEVALSAAGRLLRMGGAVDQAFAWLLPVWERMTQSKQGLDPDQKVFLIRVMENGFSAAGEDIDKQWLSRIEQAQLAAPGDADLQYLAGVACLHLQLWGKAQQLIRQALPRLSDAGLLTRAWQVQAELAQRQGDEAQALLAWRNAAQVTLRRKNLSP encoded by the coding sequence ATGCGGCTCACCTTGTGGTTCCTGGGGCTGTTTGGGGTGGCGGTAGCGTTGGCGCTGTTTGCCAGCACCAACCCCGGCACCATCACCGTGTTCTGGCCACCGCACCGGGTGGATGTGTCGCTTAATCTGGCGATTCTGACCCTGCTGCTGGTGTTTGCACTGCTGCATGTGGCACTCAAGGCGCTGTCCGCGCTGTTTGCCATGCCGGGGCAGGCCCGTTCCTGGCGGCTGCGTTACCAGGAGCGCATCATGCACTCGGCCTTGCTCGATGCCTTGTCGCATCTGGTGGCCGGGCGTTTTATCCGCGCCCGCAAGGCTGCCGAGCTGGTGCTGGCGCGCGAAGCGGTCATGACACGCAGTGGTGAACTCTGGCCCGATGCACCCCGGCTGCGGGTCATGGCACATCTGCTGGCGGCCGAAAGCTCACAAGCTTTGCAAGACAAGGCAGCGCGCGAGATGCACTTCCAGCAGGCGCTGCTCCAGTCGGCCAGCGCCGAAGCCAGTGGCACCCGCGATGGCCTGCAGCTGCGCGCGCTGCGTTGGTCGCTGGAAGAGCGCGACCCCGCTGCCGCGCTGGACTGGCTGGCGCAGTTGCCCGCCGGTGTGGCACGCCGAACCGTGGCGCTGCGTTTGCGGCTGAAAGTGGCGCGCCTGGCCGGGCAGAACGATCTGGCCTTGGAAACCGCGCGTCTGCTGGTCAAACACAAGGCGTTTTCAGGTAGCGCGGCGCTGAGCCTGCAGCGGGCGCTGGCGCTGGAGTACATCCAGACCACCCAGGAGCCCGAACAACTTGCGGCGGTCTGGGCGCAGCTGGACCCGCTGGAGCAGAACGTGCCAGAGGTGGCGCTGTCGGCCGCTGGCCGCCTGCTGCGGATGGGTGGTGCCGTGGATCAGGCATTTGCCTGGTTGCTACCGGTTTGGGAGCGCATGACCCAATCTAAACAAGGGCTGGATCCTGATCAGAAGGTTTTCCTGATCCGGGTGATGGAAAACGGCTTTTCTGCCGCCGGGGAAGACATCGACAAGCAGTGGCTGTCTCGTATCGAACAGGCCCAGCTGGCCGCACCCGGGGACGCCGACCTGCAGTACCTGGCCGGTGTGGCCTGCCTGCACCTGCAGCTCTGGGGCAAGGCGCAACAGCTGATCCGCCAGGCCCTGCCTCGGCTCAGTGATGCCGGTTTGTTGACCCGTGCCTGGCAGGTCCAGGCCGAACTGGCGCAACGCCAGGGTGACGAGGCCCAGGCGTTGCTGGCCTGGAGAAACGCGGCCCAGGTCACCTTGCGCCGCAAAAATCTGAGCCCCTGA